Proteins encoded within one genomic window of uncultured Draconibacterium sp.:
- the mnmD gene encoding tRNA (5-methylaminomethyl-2-thiouridine)(34)-methyltransferase MnmD: protein MQRQIINTEDGSKTLFVPEMDEQYHSVYGALTESEYVYLDKGYRHNQSPAPIILEIGFGTGLNTLLTAIEAEKTKRKTTYISLEKYPIEPAEIEQLNYGSLISKQAEELFSALHNSDWNRKTQISPYFDLLKLKTDLTQFSFDEIPTIDVIYFDAFGPDKQPEMWNEEIFRKLFSISNSNANLVTYSAKGEIRRRMERSGYILKRLPGPPGKRQMLRATRP from the coding sequence ATGCAACGACAAATTATAAATACCGAAGACGGGTCAAAAACGCTGTTTGTTCCAGAGATGGACGAACAGTATCATTCGGTATACGGTGCACTAACCGAATCGGAATATGTGTATCTCGACAAAGGTTACCGGCACAATCAGTCGCCGGCTCCGATAATTCTCGAAATTGGTTTTGGAACCGGCTTAAATACTTTATTAACCGCCATCGAAGCCGAAAAAACGAAACGAAAAACCACTTATATTTCATTGGAGAAATACCCGATTGAACCTGCAGAAATAGAACAACTCAATTACGGGAGCTTGATTTCGAAACAAGCCGAAGAACTTTTTTCAGCACTGCACAATAGTGATTGGAACAGAAAAACACAAATTTCGCCTTATTTCGATTTGCTTAAATTAAAAACCGATCTCACTCAATTTTCTTTTGATGAGATCCCAACGATTGATGTGATTTACTTTGACGCATTTGGACCCGACAAGCAACCTGAGATGTGGAACGAAGAAATCTTCAGAAAGCTGTTCAGTATTAGTAACTCAAATGCCAACCTAGTTACCTATAGTGCTAAAGGCGAAATTCGCCGAAGAATGGAAAGGTCGGGCTATATTTTGAAGCGACTTCCCGGTCCTCCAGGCAAAAGACAAATGCTTCGGGCAACGCGACCTTAA
- a CDS encoding L-threonylcarbamoyladenylate synthase — protein MLLRLYNENPNPRDVRKVVDVLRGGGVIVYPTDTVYGIGCDITNQKAVEKVARIKGIQVEKNNFSFICSDFSHLSDYTKPIPNHIFKLIRKNLPGPFTFILNANNNVPRYFKGKKKTVGIRIPDNNIIREIVRELGNPILSSSVHDDDEILEYTTDPELIHEKFAELAEIVVDGGFGELIPSTIVDCTSDEPTLVRQGKGELEF, from the coding sequence ATGTTGTTGCGCTTGTACAATGAAAATCCAAATCCCCGCGATGTTAGAAAAGTTGTAGATGTTTTGCGTGGAGGAGGGGTGATTGTTTATCCAACCGACACGGTTTACGGAATTGGTTGCGACATTACCAACCAAAAGGCGGTTGAAAAGGTGGCGCGAATTAAAGGCATTCAGGTAGAAAAAAACAACTTTTCGTTTATCTGCAGCGACTTTAGTCATCTGTCGGATTATACAAAGCCAATACCAAATCATATTTTTAAACTCATTCGCAAAAACTTACCCGGTCCGTTTACTTTTATTTTAAATGCCAATAACAATGTACCGAGGTATTTTAAAGGGAAAAAGAAAACGGTGGGAATCCGTATTCCGGATAATAATATTATTCGTGAAATTGTGCGTGAATTGGGAAATCCAATCCTTTCATCATCGGTGCACGACGACGACGAGATTTTGGAATACACCACGGATCCGGAGTTGATTCATGAAAAATTCGCAGAACTGGCAGAAATTGTTGTTGATGGCGGTTTTGGAGAGTTAATACCTTCAACAATTGTTGATTGTACTTCGGACGAGCCAACTTTGGTGCGCCAGGGAAAAGGAGAATTGGAATTTTAA